From the Acidobacteriota bacterium genome, one window contains:
- the ftsY gene encoding signal recognition particle-docking protein FtsY, producing MSIFNYKERPGYFARLKDALKTTSKDISTQMSEVFGKGETPVTEEHLEDLESILIGADIGVETSLGIIDKIREETRGTRVITTHKLKRMIRQEVLDILQASGSGQERRTEVGTGPEVVLVVGVNGVGKTTTIGKLAHRWRQQDRQVLICAADTFRAAAVEQLQIWADRVGADLVKQRQGSDPAAVVFDAVAAAKARGKDVLVIDTAGRLHNKANLMAELEKIRRIAAREIEGAPHQVYLVLDATTGQNGLVQAREFFKVSGVTGLIVAKLDGTAKGGILVAIAKELKIPIEFIGVGEQLGDLMRFSPEAYVDSLFGPRQ from the coding sequence GTGAGCATTTTCAACTACAAGGAGCGGCCCGGTTACTTCGCCCGGCTCAAAGACGCCCTGAAGACCACCAGCAAGGACATCAGCACCCAGATGTCGGAGGTCTTCGGCAAGGGCGAAACGCCGGTCACCGAGGAACACCTGGAAGACCTGGAAAGCATCCTGATCGGAGCCGACATCGGGGTGGAGACTTCCCTCGGGATCATCGACAAGATCCGCGAAGAAACACGCGGAACCCGAGTCATCACCACCCACAAGCTGAAGCGCATGATCCGCCAGGAAGTGCTCGACATCCTGCAGGCCAGCGGATCCGGCCAGGAGCGTCGGACCGAGGTGGGAACCGGGCCGGAGGTGGTGCTGGTGGTGGGCGTCAACGGAGTAGGCAAGACCACCACCATCGGCAAGCTGGCCCACCGCTGGCGCCAGCAGGACCGGCAGGTGCTCATCTGCGCGGCGGACACCTTCAGAGCGGCGGCCGTGGAACAACTGCAGATTTGGGCCGACCGGGTGGGGGCCGACCTGGTCAAGCAGCGTCAGGGGTCCGATCCGGCGGCCGTGGTCTTCGACGCCGTGGCGGCCGCCAAGGCACGCGGCAAGGACGTACTGGTCATCGACACGGCGGGACGCCTGCACAACAAGGCCAACCTGATGGCCGAGCTGGAAAAGATCCGCCGCATCGCCGCCCGCGAGATCGAGGGGGCGCCTCACCAGGTCTACCTGGTGCTCGATGCCACCACCGGGCAGAACGGCCTGGTCCAGGCCCGCGAGTTCTTCAAGGTCAGCGGCGTGACCGGCCTGATCGTCGCCAAACTGGACGGCACGGCTAAGGGGGGTATCCTGGTAGCCATCGCCAAAGAACTCAAGATCCCCATCGAATTCATCGGGGTGGGCGAGCAGCTCGGCGACCTGATGCGCTTCTCTCCCGAAGCCTACGTCGACTCCCTCTTCGGTCCCCGACAATAA
- a CDS encoding 3'-5' exonuclease produces MAPTTSASGQQPANRSRTPHSTSSPKPEPEWKALQAEEINALPLKRFPGPIHVISHKDEASQVLQQVREAEILGFDTETRPAFKKGSYFPPALLQLATEAAVYLFQISQIGLIKGLRDIMADPKVLKVGVGLDYDVRELRKLARFKPASFLDVGEQAKRAGMDRVSLRTLAATFLGFRISKGAKCSNWAVSNLKKSQIKYAATDAWVSREIYLFMAGRNLIDYSMRGNSGRTAKGRKAEKRARAVSRKQPRRPK; encoded by the coding sequence ATGGCACCCACGACTAGCGCTTCCGGCCAGCAACCGGCCAACCGATCCCGCACGCCTCATTCCACCTCGTCACCCAAGCCTGAGCCGGAATGGAAGGCTCTCCAGGCGGAGGAGATCAACGCCCTGCCCCTGAAGCGCTTCCCGGGTCCTATCCACGTCATCAGCCATAAAGACGAGGCCTCGCAGGTTCTGCAGCAGGTGAGGGAAGCGGAGATTCTGGGGTTCGACACCGAAACGCGGCCCGCCTTCAAGAAAGGCAGCTACTTTCCGCCCGCTTTGCTGCAGTTGGCCACCGAAGCTGCCGTTTATCTTTTCCAGATCAGCCAGATCGGTCTGATCAAGGGACTGCGCGACATCATGGCCGATCCCAAGGTGCTCAAGGTGGGAGTAGGGCTCGATTACGACGTGCGGGAACTGAGAAAGCTGGCCCGCTTCAAGCCGGCCTCTTTTCTCGACGTAGGCGAACAGGCCAAGCGGGCCGGAATGGATCGGGTCAGCTTGCGTACGCTGGCGGCCACCTTTCTGGGATTCCGCATCTCAAAGGGCGCCAAGTGCTCCAATTGGGCCGTCTCGAACCTCAAGAAGAGCCAGATCAAGTACGCGGCCACCGACGCCTGGGTCAGCCGCGAGATCTATCTTTTCATGGCCGGGCGCAATCTCATCGATTATTCCATGCGCGGCAACTCCGGCAGGACGGCGAAGGGCAGGAAAGCCGAGAAAAGAGCCCGGGCCGTGTCTCGGAAACAACCCCGAAGGCCCAAGTAG
- a CDS encoding ectonucleotide pyrophosphatase/phosphodiesterase, whose product MACSNQGNPPSALILISFDGFRWDYLDHAETPNFDRLTSHGIRARGLIPVFPTKTFPNHYSIVTGLYPANHGVVANVFYDPEYDEHFRAGTREAAQEERWWGGEPLWVSAERQGLKTAPKFWPGNEAPVQGVRPSYSMPYQHGMPNPERVEQVLEWLDLPVAQRPSFITLYFSMVDSAGHAYGPDSPQVTEKVVEADQLLGQLWEGLEQRSLLQSVNILIVSDHGMVATSPLRAVALDDYVDLEKANVVHWAPATGLWPSEENLQEVAAAAAQVPHTRLLSGQELKEHFNYAGHRRIPPLLLLAEEGWSIATSQFIKENPERLQGGSHGYDHRLQSMQGIFLAHGPAFKQGYVVEAFENVHIHPLMGHLLGIETPPSDGRLEAVAHLLRQAP is encoded by the coding sequence TTGGCATGTTCGAACCAAGGCAATCCACCGTCCGCCCTCATCTTGATCAGCTTCGACGGCTTTCGCTGGGACTATCTCGATCATGCCGAGACGCCCAATTTCGACCGCCTGACTTCCCACGGGATTCGGGCCCGCGGACTGATTCCGGTCTTTCCCACCAAGACCTTCCCCAACCACTACAGCATCGTGACGGGCCTTTATCCGGCCAATCACGGCGTGGTCGCCAACGTCTTCTACGACCCTGAGTACGATGAGCACTTTCGGGCCGGCACTCGGGAAGCGGCTCAAGAGGAGCGTTGGTGGGGCGGAGAGCCGCTGTGGGTCAGCGCCGAGCGGCAGGGGCTCAAGACGGCGCCCAAGTTCTGGCCCGGCAATGAAGCCCCTGTCCAGGGGGTGCGGCCCAGCTACTCGATGCCCTACCAGCACGGGATGCCCAATCCCGAGCGGGTCGAGCAGGTGCTGGAGTGGCTCGACTTGCCCGTTGCTCAGCGGCCCTCCTTCATCACCCTCTATTTTTCAATGGTCGACAGCGCCGGGCACGCCTATGGTCCCGACTCGCCTCAGGTGACCGAGAAGGTCGTCGAGGCCGATCAGCTCTTGGGACAGCTATGGGAGGGTCTGGAGCAGCGCAGTCTTTTGCAAAGCGTCAACATCCTCATCGTCTCCGATCACGGCATGGTCGCCACCTCGCCCCTCAGGGCCGTGGCCCTGGACGACTATGTCGACCTGGAAAAAGCCAACGTGGTTCACTGGGCGCCCGCCACCGGACTGTGGCCGTCCGAGGAGAACTTGCAGGAAGTCGCCGCTGCGGCGGCTCAAGTCCCCCACACCCGTCTGCTCAGCGGCCAGGAGCTGAAAGAGCATTTCAACTACGCCGGACACCGGCGCATCCCTCCCCTCCTGCTGCTGGCCGAGGAAGGATGGAGCATCGCCACCTCGCAGTTCATCAAAGAGAACCCGGAGCGCCTGCAAGGCGGCTCTCACGGCTACGACCATCGCCTGCAATCCATGCAGGGGATCTTCCTGGCCCACGGCCCGGCCTTTAAGCAGGGATACGTGGTGGAGGCCTTCGAGAACGTCCACATTCATCCCCTCATGGGCCACTTGTTGGGAATCGAAACACCGCCTTCGGACGGGCGTTTAGAGGCCGTTGCACATCTTCTGCGCCAGGCCCCCTGA
- a CDS encoding response regulator encodes MPSILLADANPTNRKIVELSFAEEAVEVISFSDGLKARDFLSDNVIDVVLADVALPAIDGYELCRLVKANPSLQHVPVILMAGRFQMVDLERAEEAGYHSQITKPVEPASLVDLVKDLLSGAGTASDGSSPPASEAGVQESTHVKSESAMIFQIPVGDQPQRLVFSLKANQCRPSAQRVRREAAPLEAGEAEPSHEEAAVPEPEHLQEAQEASRQASLESSGEDASGEGDSASENEPRGDDQVDRVVARLAGKLPDIVRAILEEERHER; translated from the coding sequence ATGCCTTCCATCCTGCTGGCCGACGCTAATCCCACCAACCGCAAGATCGTCGAGCTGTCCTTCGCTGAAGAAGCCGTCGAGGTGATTTCTTTCAGCGATGGACTGAAGGCCCGCGACTTTCTGTCCGATAACGTGATCGACGTCGTTTTGGCCGATGTCGCTTTGCCAGCCATCGACGGATACGAATTGTGCCGCCTGGTGAAGGCCAATCCCAGCCTGCAGCATGTGCCGGTCATTCTGATGGCGGGGCGATTTCAGATGGTCGACCTGGAAAGAGCCGAAGAAGCGGGTTATCACAGCCAGATCACCAAGCCGGTCGAACCCGCCAGCCTGGTGGATCTGGTCAAGGACCTTCTGAGCGGAGCCGGAACGGCGTCTGACGGATCATCCCCGCCTGCTTCGGAGGCGGGTGTCCAAGAATCGACGCACGTGAAATCGGAGTCCGCCATGATTTTTCAGATACCGGTCGGCGATCAACCGCAACGCCTCGTCTTTTCCCTCAAGGCCAACCAGTGCCGCCCCTCGGCCCAGAGGGTGAGGCGAGAGGCCGCGCCCCTGGAGGCGGGTGAGGCTGAACCGTCCCATGAGGAGGCAGCCGTCCCGGAGCCTGAACACCTCCAGGAGGCGCAGGAGGCCAGCCGCCAGGCTTCCCTGGAGTCGTCCGGCGAGGACGCGTCCGGCGAGGGGGATTCGGCTTCCGAAAACGAGCCCCGAGGCGACGATCAGGTCGACCGGGTGGTGGCCAGACTGGCCGGCAAACTCCCCGACATCGTCCGCGCCATCCTGGAGGAAGAGCGCCACGAGCGCTAG
- the rpe gene encoding ribulose-phosphate 3-epimerase, which yields MALIAPSILSADFTRLGRDVESMREAGAKMLHFDVMDGHFVPEITIGLPVLRALRKATDLKIDVHLMISNPDSMAEAYAEAGADMVSVHYEAATHLDRLLEALRAKGAQAGVALNPHSPVSVLEDVLPKCDFVLVMSVNPGYAGQAFIPHSFEKIRKLRKIVEDRKLAAKIEIDGGMGPHNVSDAAQAGTDWIVSGSAIFGSDDPKETFRKMQQRAQAGAAAL from the coding sequence ATGGCGTTGATCGCTCCCTCAATTCTGTCGGCCGACTTCACCCGCCTGGGCCGGGACGTCGAGTCCATGCGCGAGGCCGGCGCCAAAATGCTCCATTTCGACGTCATGGACGGTCACTTCGTCCCCGAGATCACCATCGGTCTGCCTGTTCTACGGGCTCTGCGCAAGGCGACTGACCTGAAGATCGACGTCCATCTCATGATCTCCAATCCCGACAGCATGGCCGAAGCCTATGCCGAGGCGGGCGCCGACATGGTGAGCGTCCACTACGAAGCCGCCACTCACCTCGACCGTCTGCTGGAAGCCCTGCGCGCCAAAGGGGCTCAGGCCGGGGTGGCATTGAACCCTCATTCGCCCGTTTCCGTCTTGGAAGACGTGCTCCCCAAATGCGACTTCGTGCTCGTCATGTCGGTCAATCCAGGGTATGCTGGACAGGCCTTCATCCCCCACAGCTTTGAAAAAATTCGAAAATTGAGGAAAATAGTAGAGGATCGGAAGCTGGCCGCCAAGATCGAGATCGACGGAGGCATGGGGCCGCACAACGTGAGCGATGCCGCCCAGGCCGGAACCGACTGGATCGTATCCGGTTCGGCGATTTTCGGATCAGACGACCCGAAGGAAACATTCAGAAAGATGCAGCAGCGGGCCCAAGCCGGCGCGGCCGCCTTGTAG
- the bamD gene encoding outer membrane protein assembly factor BamD translates to MILNKKPTIGKLLILLAVLLAAGCGQKSANLQEDAVAPDKTLYENGVEFLRKNQFIKARLSFQTLINTYPDSEYTPSAYLAIANSYYDEGGTDGLLQAESHYKDFIIYFPTHEMADDAQLKVAAVNYKLMNSPDRDATYTRKANTELERFIREYPDSELAPTAREALIQVKENQAMGVQGIGNFYYKRGADPAAESRYKEVLEKFPEFSELDTTLFRLGDTLMRMQRSEEASVYFSQIAREFPFSDYYDDAVNRLELLEKPIPEIDESEAERRRANLIAQQDDGSVLNPLDLIKKIFSGRADLYEVARKQAEERRMLTQSGANGEQASTNGNNKQEGNR, encoded by the coding sequence ATGATACTCAACAAGAAACCGACGATCGGCAAGCTTCTCATTCTGCTGGCCGTGCTGCTGGCGGCCGGATGCGGACAGAAGAGCGCCAATTTGCAGGAAGACGCCGTGGCGCCCGACAAGACGCTCTATGAAAACGGCGTCGAGTTCCTGCGCAAGAACCAGTTCATCAAGGCGCGGCTGTCCTTCCAGACCCTGATCAATACCTATCCCGACAGCGAATACACACCCAGCGCCTACCTGGCCATCGCCAATTCCTACTACGATGAAGGCGGTACCGACGGGCTGCTGCAGGCGGAAAGCCACTACAAAGACTTCATCATCTATTTTCCCACCCACGAGATGGCCGACGACGCCCAGTTGAAGGTGGCCGCCGTCAACTACAAACTGATGAACTCGCCTGACCGCGACGCCACCTACACCCGCAAGGCCAACACAGAGCTGGAGCGTTTCATCCGCGAGTACCCCGACAGCGAACTGGCTCCCACGGCCCGCGAGGCGCTGATTCAGGTCAAGGAAAACCAGGCCATGGGAGTGCAGGGCATCGGCAATTTCTACTACAAGCGGGGCGCCGACCCGGCCGCCGAAAGCCGTTACAAAGAGGTCCTCGAGAAATTTCCGGAATTCAGCGAACTGGACACGACTCTCTTCCGCCTGGGCGACACCTTGATGCGCATGCAACGCAGCGAAGAAGCATCCGTATACTTCTCTCAAATCGCCCGCGAGTTCCCCTTCTCGGATTACTACGACGACGCCGTGAACCGCTTGGAGCTGTTGGAAAAGCCCATTCCCGAGATCGACGAGAGCGAAGCGGAACGCCGCAGAGCCAACCTCATCGCCCAGCAGGACGATGGTTCGGTGCTCAACCCCCTCGACCTGATCAAGAAGATCTTCTCGGGCCGGGCCGACCTCTATGAAGTGGCCCGCAAACAGGCCGAGGAACGGCGCATGCTGACCCAGTCGGGAGCAAACGGGGAGCAGGCCTCTACCAACGGCAACAACAAGCAGGAAGGCAACCGCTAG
- a CDS encoding PASTA domain-containing protein: MAERDNETPRQTAPKDAEAPAGKESRDRSLDAAARSRRELGRKFLSIGRLALLAGILVAVALASAIVGMQVAIRGDDLATPDLVGRPLQEAEQELQQRRLQLAVISRHYDASVAEGSIISQSPPPQSRVKAGQKVRVIVSRGVRKEPVPNLLGETLRSAGARLVETDYRLGAVSEIRLQGVEDGLVLKQYPEPGSEKSGGTQIDLLVAREAPASFLMPDILGERLNNVLLLFERRGISIGEIRYVPQRGTRRGTILRQYPEPGARLAATDRINVEVASRWR; encoded by the coding sequence ATGGCGGAACGCGACAATGAAACCCCTCGGCAGACCGCGCCGAAAGATGCCGAGGCGCCCGCGGGCAAGGAGAGCCGGGATCGGTCTCTTGATGCCGCGGCCCGCAGCCGGCGCGAGCTTGGCCGCAAGTTCCTGAGCATCGGACGGCTGGCCTTGCTGGCAGGCATCCTGGTGGCCGTGGCCCTGGCCAGCGCCATCGTCGGAATGCAGGTGGCCATCCGCGGCGACGACCTGGCGACCCCCGATCTGGTGGGCCGTCCTCTGCAAGAGGCCGAGCAGGAATTGCAGCAACGGCGCCTTCAACTGGCCGTCATCTCGCGTCACTACGATGCCTCAGTCGCCGAAGGCTCCATCATCTCCCAGAGCCCTCCCCCCCAGTCGCGCGTCAAGGCGGGGCAAAAGGTGCGGGTCATCGTCAGCCGGGGGGTGCGCAAAGAGCCGGTGCCCAACCTGCTGGGAGAAACCTTGCGTTCGGCGGGAGCCCGGCTAGTGGAAACCGACTACCGTCTGGGCGCCGTCAGCGAAATCCGTCTCCAGGGAGTGGAAGACGGACTGGTGCTGAAACAGTACCCGGAACCCGGATCGGAGAAGTCGGGGGGCACACAAATCGACTTGCTGGTGGCGCGCGAGGCCCCGGCCTCATTCCTCATGCCCGACATCCTGGGGGAGCGGCTCAACAACGTGCTGCTGCTCTTCGAACGGCGCGGCATCAGCATCGGCGAGATCCGCTACGTTCCTCAGAGAGGGACTCGGCGGGGAACCATCTTGCGCCAGTATCCCGAGCCCGGGGCTCGTCTGGCGGCAACCGACCGAATCAACGTGGAGGTGGCCAGCCGATGGCGTTGA
- a CDS encoding biotin--[acetyl-CoA-carboxylase] ligase gives MAFFETIETFRSLPSTNDYLKRFLDQGRPRAVRARRQTAGKGQYGRTWHSALDQGLYLSMLVFPAWPAAQADWLNLAAMAAVLDTLRSQGGPELDLSLKRPNDILAGGRKLCGILSELSSQQERILWAIVGVGLNLRQRRFPKDLRRPATSLLLEGVRSIDDEALASSLLDRFQHYYRQIEDDGGEDLRGRLAAEPSWPADPR, from the coding sequence TTGGCCTTCTTCGAGACCATCGAAACCTTCCGCAGCCTGCCCTCTACCAACGATTATCTCAAGCGCTTTCTGGACCAGGGCCGGCCCAGAGCCGTCAGGGCCCGCCGCCAAACCGCCGGCAAGGGACAATACGGGCGCACCTGGCACTCAGCCCTCGATCAGGGTCTTTATCTCTCCATGCTGGTCTTTCCCGCCTGGCCTGCGGCCCAGGCCGATTGGCTCAATCTTGCGGCCATGGCGGCCGTACTGGACACTCTCAGGTCTCAGGGAGGGCCGGAACTGGACTTGAGCCTCAAGCGGCCCAACGACATCCTGGCCGGGGGGCGCAAGCTGTGCGGCATTCTCAGCGAACTGAGCAGCCAGCAGGAGCGGATCCTCTGGGCCATCGTAGGCGTGGGGCTCAACCTGCGCCAGAGGCGTTTCCCCAAGGACCTCAGGCGTCCGGCCACCTCCCTGCTGCTGGAGGGCGTCAGGTCGATCGACGACGAGGCCCTGGCATCTTCACTGCTGGACCGCTTCCAGCACTACTACCGGCAAATCGAAGATGACGGAGGAGAGGACCTGAGGGGGCGTCTGGCGGCCGAACCCTCATGGCCGGCCGATCCACGGTAA